Proteins encoded in a region of the Dorea longicatena genome:
- a CDS encoding LCP family protein encodes MKKKNKNIAGKIITVLQLIVSVICIVVAKNSGLFPRKYLTLFIVGLGFLFVLTHVFQYPKSKILRYVGMLTSLVIIIVLAGISVELMKADDFIKKVGGASYKTDNMIVVVKKEDTAKDIMDAQDYRFGYQTIVDVDNTEKMLKDIRSTVGRNIKTEEYSTLIDEANALLNGNIDAAVFNEGYLSIIDDSVEGFSDQVKILYQYGIKTKVENDTVADVNKPFNIYISGIDVSGPISTNSRSDVNLIMTVNPQNKKILLTTTPRDYYVTIPNVSGEKKDKLTHAGIYGVDASMDTLEQLYGININYYARINFTSLVKIVDALGGIDVNSDYEFKTTHGEYDIQKGMNHLDGKMALGFVRERYSFEDGDNQRGKNQEKVLTAIIQKACTPAILKNAGEVITGVSDSVQTNMSSEEIAKFINAQIEEPSGWNIESQAVSGTGDTQTCFSSGNELLYIMLPDEASVENAALKIQKLLEK; translated from the coding sequence ATGAAAAAGAAAAACAAAAATATTGCAGGGAAGATTATTACTGTGCTTCAGTTAATAGTGTCGGTAATATGTATTGTTGTGGCGAAGAATAGTGGGCTTTTCCCGAGAAAGTATTTAACGTTATTTATTGTGGGACTGGGGTTTCTTTTTGTACTGACGCATGTATTTCAGTATCCAAAGAGTAAAATATTGCGATATGTTGGGATGCTGACGAGTCTTGTGATAATTATTGTACTGGCTGGGATTAGTGTAGAGCTTATGAAAGCGGATGATTTCATTAAAAAAGTAGGTGGAGCCAGTTATAAGACAGATAATATGATCGTGGTAGTAAAGAAAGAAGATACAGCGAAAGATATTATGGATGCCCAGGATTACCGTTTTGGTTATCAGACGATAGTAGATGTAGATAATACGGAGAAAATGCTAAAAGATATTAGGTCAACGGTAGGAAGGAATATTAAGACAGAAGAGTATAGTACATTAATAGATGAGGCGAATGCTTTATTGAATGGAAACATTGATGCGGCGGTGTTTAATGAGGGCTATCTTAGCATTATAGATGATTCCGTAGAAGGATTTTCGGATCAGGTTAAAATTCTTTATCAGTATGGAATAAAGACAAAAGTGGAGAACGATACAGTAGCTGATGTGAATAAACCGTTTAACATCTATATTAGTGGTATTGATGTGTCAGGCCCGATTTCTACAAATAGTAGAAGTGACGTGAATCTGATCATGACAGTTAACCCACAGAACAAGAAGATATTGTTGACAACAACACCACGGGATTATTATGTTACAATTCCGAATGTATCAGGAGAGAAAAAAGATAAGTTAACGCATGCAGGCATATATGGTGTGGATGCATCGATGGATACACTGGAACAATTATATGGAATAAATATTAATTATTATGCAAGAATCAATTTTACTTCCCTTGTGAAGATTGTTGATGCACTTGGTGGCATTGATGTGAATTCAGATTATGAATTCAAGACAACACACGGAGAGTACGATATTCAGAAGGGAATGAATCATCTGGATGGAAAAATGGCACTTGGCTTTGTAAGGGAAAGATATAGTTTTGAAGATGGAGATAATCAAAGGGGTAAGAATCAGGAAAAAGTTCTGACGGCAATTATCCAAAAGGCATGTACGCCGGCAATATTAAAAAATGCGGGTGAGGTAATTACAGGCGTAAGTGATTCTGTTCAGACAAATATGTCAAGTGAAGAGATAGCAAAATTCATTAATGCGCAGATAGAAGAACCATCAGGTTGGAATATTGAATCTCAGGCAGTGAGTGGTACAGGAGACACACAGACTTGTTTTTCGTCTGGAAATGAACTGCTTTATATAATGTTACCGGATGAAGCATCTGTGGAGAATGCGGCCTTAAAAATTCAGAAATTACTGGAAAAATAG
- a CDS encoding immunoglobulin-like domain-containing protein, which translates to MKEQVIVAFLAGGCIVLTAVSGLMYLKQDRTPPQIVVDTKEEVSYKDGDSYEALFKGVTAKDNRDGDLTDQIFIDRIISLNEKKAVVYYGVTDKANNVGTAKRRITYSEADSSDTEEADETGVEASETPVTSKNTDGVSPILTLATQSKNIQTGSEFDPTSMVEDVSDDKDDKNTLYRHLYIDGTYDVSTAGRYELNYYVSDSDGNTSEPIVFTLVVQ; encoded by the coding sequence ATGAAAGAACAAGTGATTGTTGCTTTCCTTGCAGGTGGATGTATCGTGTTAACAGCTGTCAGTGGTCTTATGTATTTAAAACAAGATCGTACACCACCGCAGATTGTCGTAGATACAAAAGAAGAAGTAAGTTATAAAGATGGAGATTCCTATGAAGCGCTTTTTAAGGGAGTTACGGCAAAAGATAACAGGGATGGAGATCTTACAGATCAGATTTTTATAGATAGAATCATATCTTTAAATGAAAAAAAAGCAGTTGTTTATTATGGCGTTACGGATAAAGCCAATAATGTAGGAACTGCAAAACGAAGAATCACTTATTCTGAGGCTGACAGTAGTGATACTGAGGAGGCAGATGAAACCGGTGTTGAAGCATCGGAGACACCGGTGACCAGTAAAAATACAGATGGAGTAAGTCCGATATTAACATTGGCAACCCAGAGTAAAAATATTCAGACGGGTAGTGAATTTGATCCGACCAGTATGGTAGAGGATGTATCTGATGATAAAGATGATAAAAACACATTATATCGGCATCTTTATATTGACGGAACATATGATGTATCGACGGCGGGAAGATATGAGTTGAATTATTATGTGTCAGACAGTGATGGAAATACATCAGAGCCGATAGTATTTACTTTGGTTGTACAATAA
- a CDS encoding CpsD/CapB family tyrosine-protein kinase, producing MADIVLKKVIKDYRSSEAYKTLRTNIEFSGADKKVIVFTSCIPNEGKSTVTMGLAEALAEGEKRVLFIDADLRKSVLVGRYKVTGKIKGLTHFLSGQSDAKDVIQKTQDSNLHMIFAGAIPPNPAELLNSRRFQALLASARKLYDYVIIDAPPLGSVIDAAVIAKYCDASVLVVASKTVGHKFAKDVKEQLEKADCPILGVVLNKVSVSNSRYYGKYYGKYTGYYGEYKY from the coding sequence ATGGCAGATATAGTATTAAAAAAAGTAATAAAAGATTATAGAAGCAGTGAAGCGTATAAAACTCTTCGTACGAATATTGAATTTTCAGGTGCAGACAAAAAGGTGATAGTATTTACAAGCTGTATTCCGAATGAAGGAAAAAGCACAGTAACGATGGGACTTGCAGAAGCACTTGCAGAAGGTGAAAAAAGAGTTTTATTCATAGATGCAGATTTGCGTAAGTCGGTATTGGTTGGAAGATATAAAGTTACAGGGAAGATAAAAGGATTGACTCATTTTCTTTCAGGACAATCAGATGCGAAGGATGTAATACAAAAGACACAGGATTCTAATCTACATATGATTTTTGCAGGAGCAATTCCACCGAATCCTGCAGAGCTTCTGAACAGTCGGAGATTTCAGGCGCTTCTGGCTAGTGCGAGAAAGTTGTATGATTATGTGATTATTGATGCACCACCCCTTGGCAGTGTTATTGACGCAGCTGTAATCGCTAAATATTGTGATGCTTCCGTGCTTGTAGTTGCATCGAAAACGGTGGGACACAAATTTGCCAAGGATGTAAAAGAGCAGCTTGAAAAGGCTGATTGCCCGATTCTGGGAGTTGTACTTAATAAGGTAAGTGTAAGTAATAGTAGATATTACGGAAAATATTATGGAAAATATACCGGCTATTACGGAGAGTATAAGTATTAG
- a CDS encoding YveK family protein, which yields MSQDNNIIVLNQEADEEEISVNIAELIHVLCSKIHIIVLSAILTALVAFLATKLFMTPVYTSVTKLYVMTKNGENSSSATYTELQSGSMLTKDYMEMVKSRPVLEKVISELNLDMEPEDLEEMITTETPTETRIMSIYVQSTSPKQAKQIADAVRNAVSVQIKQIMNVDSVNTVEEANLPMYPSSPSTKKNMLIGGLLGILASVGIVLFVYLSDDTLKTPADIERYLGLNVLTSIPIQTEEKKVKKRKKR from the coding sequence ATGAGTCAAGATAATAATATTATTGTACTGAACCAGGAAGCGGATGAGGAAGAAATAAGTGTAAATATAGCAGAACTTATTCACGTTTTGTGTTCTAAAATTCACATCATAGTGCTTTCAGCAATTTTAACGGCACTGGTAGCATTTTTGGCTACAAAATTATTTATGACACCGGTATATACATCCGTAACAAAGTTATATGTAATGACAAAAAATGGGGAGAATTCGTCCAGTGCAACTTATACAGAACTTCAATCAGGATCTATGTTGACAAAGGATTATATGGAGATGGTAAAGAGCAGACCTGTGCTTGAAAAAGTAATTTCGGAATTGAATCTTGATATGGAACCGGAAGATCTGGAAGAAATGATTACAACAGAGACTCCTACAGAGACACGTATTATGAGTATTTATGTACAGAGTACAAGTCCAAAACAGGCAAAACAGATCGCAGATGCAGTGAGAAATGCGGTAAGTGTCCAGATTAAACAGATTATGAATGTAGATTCGGTCAATACAGTAGAGGAAGCAAATCTTCCAATGTATCCATCGTCTCCAAGTACAAAGAAAAATATGTTGATAGGTGGATTACTTGGAATACTGGCTTCTGTGGGTATTGTTCTGTTCGTATACTTGTCGGACGATACATTGAAGACACCGGCCGATATTGAAAGATATCTTGGATTAAATGTTCTTACGTCTATTCCGATACAGACCGAAGAAAAAAAGGTGAAGAAAAGAAAGAAAAGATAA
- a CDS encoding AAA family ATPase, whose protein sequence is MRKTTVQLEPMSYAMTEEMKTLRTNILFCGNDKKVITVTSCVMGEGKTKISIRLATSLVELKKRVLLIDADLRKSVMASRLKATGADKGLTHKKIDTANSEYGNVFEAELGR, encoded by the coding sequence ATGAGAAAAACAACAGTACAATTGGAACCAATGAGCTATGCAATGACAGAAGAGATGAAAACACTGAGAACCAATATATTGTTCTGTGGAAATGATAAAAAAGTAATTACGGTTACAAGCTGCGTAATGGGAGAAGGAAAGACAAAGATCTCTATCCGGCTGGCTACTTCGCTGGTTGAGTTAAAGAAAAGGGTGCTGCTGATTGATGCAGATTTAAGAAAATCAGTTATGGCATCGAGATTAAAGGCGACAGGGGCAGATAAAGGACTGACACATAAGAAGATAGATACAGCAAATTCAGAATATGGTAATGTGTTCGAGGCAGAGCTTGGAAGATAG
- a CDS encoding CpsB/CapC family capsule biosynthesis tyrosine phosphatase, translated as MILTDIHCHILPGVDDGAPDMTVTKDMLDKMYDEGVRRIIATPHYRVGMFEPSIRSIQSSYLEVKNYARTIGKYGMMVKLGCEYHRDDNMVGNLQAHRRPTMAGSQYVLVEFSSMDSYLKIRSVVYEVVVGGFIPIIAHIERYPSIVEDPGVVADLIGLGALIQINADSMLGMDGRKCHKFCKYLMKREQVHFIGSDAHDLTERPSRLKECAVYVEKKWGWDTARRIFVKNPEKILNIEGEDDQI; from the coding sequence ATGATATTAACAGATATTCATTGCCATATCCTGCCTGGAGTAGATGATGGGGCGCCAGACATGACGGTGACTAAGGATATGTTGGACAAGATGTATGATGAAGGAGTACGAAGGATAATTGCTACACCACACTACAGAGTTGGAATGTTTGAACCATCCATCCGATCAATACAAAGCAGTTATCTGGAAGTAAAGAATTATGCCAGGACAATAGGAAAATACGGCATGATGGTGAAACTCGGATGCGAATATCACAGAGATGATAATATGGTAGGTAATCTGCAGGCACATCGCCGGCCGACAATGGCAGGAAGCCAGTATGTTCTGGTTGAATTTTCTTCGATGGATAGTTATTTGAAGATCCGAAGTGTTGTGTATGAGGTGGTCGTAGGAGGATTTATTCCAATTATTGCTCATATAGAAAGGTATCCTTCTATTGTAGAAGATCCGGGTGTAGTTGCGGATCTGATAGGACTGGGAGCACTTATTCAGATTAATGCAGATTCAATGCTTGGTATGGATGGAAGAAAGTGTCATAAATTCTGCAAATATCTGATGAAAAGAGAACAGGTCCATTTTATCGGATCGGATGCGCATGATCTGACGGAACGGCCATCCAGACTGAAAGAGTGTGCGGTCTATGTAGAGAAGAAATGGGGCTGGGATACGGCAAGAAGAATTTTTGTAAAAAATCCTGAAAAAATATTGAACATAGAAGGAGAAGATGACCAGATATGA
- a CDS encoding serine acetyltransferase: MKKLLLILSLPRTLIAYILARRTKIDEIFQDLNRFAYGGKKHDKEYLTFSEVIVFDKCFRNVLEFRLKKGHMLSAVILRVLFPVKKDMEIGRCDVGGGFVCFHGHGTVISANRIGENLSVWQGVTIGRNPKSPKAPTIGNNVSIYTNAVVAGDITIGNNVQISAGTVVMQDVPDNSLVIGNPCIIKKKQM; the protein is encoded by the coding sequence ATGAAGAAATTATTATTGATACTGAGTCTTCCAAGAACGCTGATAGCATATATATTGGCACGCAGGACTAAGATAGATGAGATTTTCCAGGATCTTAACCGTTTTGCATATGGAGGTAAGAAGCATGACAAAGAGTATCTGACATTTTCAGAAGTAATCGTATTCGATAAATGCTTTCGGAATGTTCTGGAGTTCCGGTTGAAGAAAGGGCATATGCTAAGTGCGGTTATCTTAAGAGTCCTCTTCCCTGTAAAAAAGGATATGGAGATTGGAAGATGTGATGTTGGTGGAGGATTCGTGTGTTTCCATGGGCATGGGACGGTAATCAGTGCGAATCGGATTGGTGAGAATCTGTCTGTGTGGCAGGGAGTAACGATTGGAAGGAATCCGAAAAGTCCCAAAGCACCGACAATAGGTAATAATGTATCGATATACACCAATGCAGTGGTAGCTGGAGATATCACCATAGGAAATAATGTGCAGATTAGTGCCGGAACAGTTGTGATGCAGGATGTCCCGGATAACAGTCTAGTAATCGGTAATCCGTGTATTATAAAGAAAAAGCAGATGTAG
- a CDS encoding glycosyltransferase: MEKSLISVIVPIYNVSRYLERCMESLLHQTYKNIEIIMVDDGSPDDCGKKCDRYAAEEPRIKVIHKKNAGLGRARNSGLEIAEGEYVMFIDSDDYTDVRMIERLYHRLTEEGADTCFCRYYDTSSEGKDELARETYLKQSYCGDETKKVLLGMIGSLPEQAGDVEIGMSVWKGLYSLDIIRDNGILFPSEREYISEDIIFHMQYLVKAKHIVIEGTANYHYCDNGASLTKSYKADRFQMEKVLLKKEVQELNQIFKKDEYAGRLYKAFLGRVRRCIAQEVNANPDKKSAGKNIKGICDDPLVQKILEEYDDRK; encoded by the coding sequence ATGGAGAAGAGTTTAATAAGTGTAATTGTTCCGATATATAATGTAAGCAGATATCTGGAACGCTGCATGGAGTCTTTATTGCACCAGACCTATAAGAATATCGAGATTATCATGGTGGATGATGGCTCTCCGGATGATTGTGGGAAAAAATGTGACAGGTATGCTGCGGAAGAACCAAGGATTAAGGTTATCCACAAGAAAAATGCAGGTCTTGGGAGGGCAAGAAATTCAGGATTAGAGATTGCTGAAGGTGAATACGTCATGTTTATTGATTCTGACGATTATACAGATGTCAGGATGATTGAACGGTTATATCATAGATTGACAGAAGAAGGAGCAGATACTTGTTTCTGCAGATACTATGATACGTCTTCAGAGGGAAAGGATGAGTTAGCCAGAGAGACATATCTGAAACAGTCGTATTGTGGTGATGAGACGAAGAAGGTCCTGTTAGGTATGATAGGTTCACTTCCAGAGCAGGCAGGAGACGTGGAGATTGGTATGTCTGTGTGGAAAGGATTATATTCTTTGGATATAATCAGAGACAATGGGATTCTGTTTCCGTCGGAAAGGGAATATATATCAGAGGACATTATATTTCATATGCAGTATCTCGTTAAAGCAAAGCATATTGTAATAGAAGGCACAGCAAATTATCATTATTGCGATAATGGGGCTTCATTAACGAAAAGTTATAAAGCAGACCGTTTTCAAATGGAAAAAGTTCTGCTAAAAAAAGAAGTTCAGGAGTTAAATCAGATATTTAAAAAGGATGAATATGCCGGGCGGCTTTATAAGGCCTTTTTAGGAAGAGTCAGACGTTGCATTGCCCAGGAAGTGAATGCGAATCCGGATAAGAAATCGGCCGGGAAGAATATAAAAGGTATATGTGATGACCCCTTGGTCCAGAAGATTCTGGAAGAATACGATGACAGGAAATAG
- a CDS encoding glycosyltransferase: protein MKQCSKSENVLIIDSDYEEADGFIKGVREVTGEEWQVALHENNKIYGWRRYVRFFTVALQTVLSGKKYEGKTVLCWQQFYGIAIAFFQRMFHMKKRYKLVIMTFIYKEKRGLAGKLFYRFVRYAVTSRYVDKIILTTQSEKPMYQEIFGVEDDLFDFARCGAIAYEPEIYDDEQLREKNYIFSTGRSNRDYGFLIDCIQNTSYQLVIACDTLKTRSGDNIQILDNVFGDDMLRYMRNARAIVITLADDTIASGQLVLLHAMNMGVPVIITRSHGVTDDYVTDHYNGLVIDKTKESLLKALDIIFDDDKLHDRLSANGQKEFEKNYTYYAMGKTIGGILKDM, encoded by the coding sequence ATGAAACAATGTTCAAAGTCAGAGAATGTTTTGATTATAGACAGTGATTATGAGGAAGCAGATGGATTCATAAAAGGTGTCAGAGAAGTAACCGGAGAAGAATGGCAGGTTGCTCTGCATGAGAATAACAAGATATATGGCTGGCGAAGATATGTCAGATTTTTTACGGTTGCACTTCAGACGGTTCTGTCAGGCAAAAAGTACGAAGGGAAGACGGTATTGTGCTGGCAGCAGTTTTATGGAATTGCAATTGCATTCTTTCAGCGTATGTTTCATATGAAAAAGAGATACAAACTTGTAATCATGACTTTCATATATAAGGAAAAGAGAGGACTTGCCGGAAAGCTTTTTTATAGATTCGTAAGATATGCAGTTACTTCCAGATATGTAGATAAGATTATACTGACTACACAGAGTGAAAAACCTATGTATCAGGAAATCTTTGGAGTTGAAGATGATTTGTTTGATTTCGCAAGATGTGGTGCGATTGCATATGAACCGGAGATATATGACGATGAACAATTAAGGGAAAAGAATTATATATTTTCTACAGGAAGAAGCAACAGGGATTATGGTTTTTTGATAGATTGCATTCAGAATACATCATATCAGTTGGTGATTGCCTGTGATACGCTAAAGACAAGGTCTGGAGATAATATACAGATTTTGGATAATGTATTTGGCGACGATATGCTTCGGTATATGAGGAATGCACGGGCGATTGTGATTACACTGGCTGATGATACAATTGCTTCCGGTCAGTTGGTTCTATTGCATGCAATGAACATGGGAGTACCGGTGATCATTACCCGTTCGCATGGTGTGACGGATGACTATGTAACAGATCATTATAATGGACTGGTGATTGATAAGACGAAGGAAAGTCTGTTGAAGGCACTGGATATCATTTTTGATGATGATAAGCTGCATGATAGATTGAGTGCAAATGGACAAAAAGAATTTGAAAAGAATTATACATATTATGCGATGGGTAAGACCATAGGCGGTATATTAAAGGATATGTAG